One Xiphophorus hellerii strain 12219 chromosome 24, Xiphophorus_hellerii-4.1, whole genome shotgun sequence DNA window includes the following coding sequences:
- the s100b gene encoding protein S100-B: MSDLETSIATIIAVFQKYSEREGDKHKLKKSELKDLLHDELPDLMAHVKDQSTLDGLMESLDADGDSECNFQEFMTFVSVVTVCCHEFFEHEEE; encoded by the exons ATGTCTGACCTTGAGACCTCCATAGCCACCATTATCGCCGTTTTCCAGAAATACTCCGAGAGAGAAGGAGACAAGCACAAACTGAAGAAGAGCGAGCTGAAGGATCTTCTTCACGACGAGCTGCCAGACCTGATGGCG CACGTCAAAGACCAGTCCACGCTGGACGGCCTGATGGAGAGTCTGGACGCCGACGGCGACTCTGAGTGCAACTTCCAGGAGTTCATGACATTCGTCTCCGTGGTTACCGTCTGTTGCCACGAGTTCTTCGAGCACGAAGAGGAGTGA
- the gypc gene encoding glycophorin-C, giving the protein MNSYSTPSPLTQPSTDEYSTVSDLVTKIGKKDIYSSTEDLAALIGGIITVVLLVFLCTIAVLLWCLSRQKGSYVTNETEDDDEEDNEDDESVGSDVALQSKEPLKTDKED; this is encoded by the exons ATGAACTCTTACTCGACTCCCTCTCCTCTGACTCAACCATCAACTGACGAATATTCAACCGTTTCAGATCTTGTGACCAAGATCGGAAAAAAAG atATCTACAGCAGCACAGAGGATTTAGCAGCCTTAATCGGAG GTATCATCACTGTGGTGCTGCTGGTCTTCCTCTGCACCATCGCCGTCTTGCTGTGGTGTCTGTCCAGACAAAAAGGCTCGTATGTCACCAACGAGACGGAGGATGATGACGAGGAAGACAACGAAGATGATGAGTCTGTCGGCTCTGACGTGGCGCTTCAGTCCAAAGAACCTCTGAAGACGGACAAAGAGGACTGA